In Nymphaea colorata isolate Beijing-Zhang1983 chromosome 5, ASM883128v2, whole genome shotgun sequence, one genomic interval encodes:
- the LOC116254238 gene encoding B3 domain-containing protein Os07g0679700-like isoform X1, producing MGSRVCMNPCCGSTSTSRWMDGWPLRAGGFANLCEACGDAYKKSTFCNMFHESESGWRNCKSCGKRLHCGCIASKSMFELLDGGGVECTNCTKNSSHSLTHCAGQLATSPPSYTAQCLSSRCSSDERKNGMSMSQQNDAGGIMSSALGAKLGSISMKGGYVWQSSRDAQGSLKNCKVSEQTGGMGVSVEKIKREQGASVAEPGSACFPNMCTIGLSQSLNQDTHESFVTDRETYGSLTSAYLNITLGTSNSASSVRPDNALNKTKLISSSSEGREQIRTPFSQGQRSRHPLLKPASTSPSTGSESSKDVAPQIRVARPPGEGRGRNQLLPRYWPRITDQELQQISGDSNSKIVPLFEKVLSASDAGRIGRLVLPKACAEAYFPPISQPEGLPLTIQDAKGKEWLFQFRFWPNNNSRMYVLEGVTPCIQSMQLQAGDTVTFSRIDPEGKLVMGFRKATTSSSIPGSSQVATTGNGRVAGNAYISSTIESGYSGPFHSPKGNADGCVNNLCGHLNISDADIGWRKAEKNGGRSKEEVQLQHFQVQEKKRARNLGSKSKRLIIDKHDAMQLKITWEEAQDLLRPPPSVKPSIVMIEDHEFEEYEEPPVFGKMTLFTSSPSGEHDQWAQCDGCSKWRRVPMDALIPPRWTCTDNSWDPKRSSCSALDEPTSNMIEDTKKSIEELHKLNRDIKKRRSIGSPKLIPRDMSALDALATAAVLGENGDTTPSTATTTKHPRHRPGCSCIVCIQPPSGKGPKHKPTCTCNVCMTVRRRFKTLMMRRKKRQSERETDTARKKNTWTKEDGDVESVPKCSIRIDASSNETKQAHTPDSSIHKVVTEREEMGNILKVPTKDETKGQIDLNCDPDREEDLLPGPSTPGVSMMTLLQVASLPLDTYLKQHGLTSLVGDQQTRSSVPLPGKESETKPDESHFAPLQEQVAAAAEAAHLPVDQMKNEAT from the exons ATGGGCTCGAGGGTTTGCATGAATCCGTGCTGCGGATCGACGTCCACGAGTCGGTGGATGGACGGATGGCCGCTCCGGGCGGGTGGCTTTGCCAATCTCTGTGAGGCTTGTGG GGATGCATACAAAAAATCTACTTTTTGTAACATGTTTCATGAAAGTGAAAGTGGCTGGAGAAATTGCAAGTCGTGCGGCAAG CGGCTTCATTGTGGATGCATTGCATCAAAATCTATGTTCGAACTACTTGATGGAGGAGGGGTAGAGTGTACCAACTGCACAAAGAATTCAAGTCATTCTCTT ACCCATTGTGCAGGTCAACTAGCAACTTCACCACCTTCTTACACAGCACAGTGTTTGTCTTCAAGATGTTCTagtgatgaaaggaaaaatggcATGAGTATGTCACAACAAAATGATGCTGGTGGAATCATGTCATCTGCTTTAGGTGCCAAGTTAGGCAGCATTTCGATGAAGGGGGGCTATGTTTGGCAGTCAAGTAGGGATGCCCAAGGCAGCTTAAAAAATTGTAAGGTTTCCGAACAGACTGGTGGAATGGGGGTGTCAGTTGAGAAGATCAAAAGAGAGCAAGGTGCTTCTGTCGCAGAACCTGGAAGTGCATGTTTTCCAAACATGTGCACAATTGGATTGTCTCAGTCACTCAATCAAGACACCCATGAATCCTTTGTAACAGATAGGGAGACCTATGGGTCGCTGACTAGTGCATACTTGAATATCACCTTAGGGACTTCTAATTCTGCCAGTTCAGTAAGGCCGGACAATGCACTGAATAAGACAAAACTGATTAGTTCTTCATCAGAAGGTAGAGAGCAGATCAGAACGCCTTTCTCACAAGGCCAAAGATCCCGTCACCCTTTGCTGAAACCTGCTAGCACAAGCCCCAGCACAGGTTCTGAGTCATCAAAAGATGTAGCACCACAGATAAGAGTTGCACGCCCACCTGGTGAAGGAAGGGGGCGGAATCAGTTGTTGCCCCGTTACTGGCCAAGGATTACAGATCAAGAGCTCCAACAAATATCTGGAGA TTCAAACTCAAAAATCGTGCCCTTATTTGAGAAGGTTTTGAGTGCCAGTGATGCTGGTCGAATTGGTCGTTTGGTACTCCCAAAAGCATGTGCTGAA GCATATTTTCCTCCAATCTCACAACCAGAAGGTCTTCCACTTACAATTCAAGATGCCAAGGGCAAGGAATGGCTTTTTCAGTTCAGATTTTGGCCTAATAATAACAGCAGAATGTATGTATTGGAAGGTGTGACCCCTTGCATACAGTCCATGCAACTACAAGCTGGGGATACAG TGACTTTTAGCAGGATAGATCCAGAAGGGAAGCTTGTCATGGGATTTCGGAAGGCAACAACTTCTTCATCCATTCCT GGATCTTCTCAAGTTGCGACAACTGGGAATGGGAGAGTTGCTGGTAATGCATACATTTCTTCTACTATAGAGAGTGGCTACTCAGGCCCTTTTCATTCACCCAAAGGAAATGCTGATGGATGTGTAAATAACCTGTGTGGACATTTGAATATATCCGATGCTGATATTGGCTGGCGTAAAGCTGAGAAGAATGGAGGCAGATCAAAAGAGGAAGTACAATTGCAACATTTTCAGGttcaagagaagaaaagagcTCGTAATCTTGGTTCCAAGAGTAAGAGGTTGATCATTGACAAGCACGATGCGATGCAATTGAAAATTACATGGGAGGAGGCTCAGGATTTGCTTCGTCCTCCTCCAAGTGTCAAACCAAGCATTGTCATGATTGAGGaccatgaatttgaagaatatgAG GAGCCACCAGTGTTTGGAAAGATGACGCTTTTCACTTCCAGTCCTTCAGG GGAACATGATCAATGGGCACAATGTGATGGTTGCTCAAAGTGGCGCAGGGTGCCTATGGATGCCCTTATTCCTCCTAGATGGACATGCACAGATAATTCATGGGATCCTAAAAG GTCTTCATGTTCTGCACTTGATGAGCCGACCTCAAACATGATTGAGGATACAAAAAAATCGATCGAGGAGCTTCACAAATTGAATAGAG ACATTAAAAAGCGTAGGTCTATTGGTAGCCCAAAGCTCATTCCACGGGACATGTCAGCTCTTGATGCTCTGGCAACTGCTGCTGTTCTTGGTGAGAATGGTGATACCACACCATCAACAGCCACAACAACCAAACACCCACGCCACCGGCCTGGATGCTCATGCATTGTGTGTATTCAGCCTCCTAGTGGCAAGGGTCCAAAGCACAAGcctacatgcacatgcaatgtgTGCATGACTGTCAGGCGTCGTTTCAAGACTCTGATGATGCGCAGGAAAAAGCGCCAATCTGAACGGGAAACTGACACAGCCAGAAAGAAAAATACCTGGACAAAAGAGGATGGGGATGTTGAGAGCGTACCCAAATGCTCAATCCGAATTGATGCAAGCAGCAATGAGACAAAACAAGCTCACACACCAGACTCCAGCATCCACAAAGTTGTTACTGAGAGGGAAGAGATGGGCAACATTTTGAAAGTCCCTACCAAAGATGAGACAAAGGGCCAAATCGATTTAAACTGTGATCCAGATCGTGAGGAAGACCTGTTACCAGGTCCAAGCACACCGGGCGTCAGCATGATGACTCTCCTTCAGGTGGCGAGCTTGCCACTGGATACCTACTTGAAGCAGCATGGACTCACTAGCTTGGTTGGCGACCAGCAAACAAGATCAAGCGTGCCATTGCCAGGTAAGGAAAGTGAGACAAAGCCTGATGAAAGTCATTTTGCACCTTTGCAAGAACAGGTGGCAGCAGCTGCTGAAGCAGCTCATCTTCCCGtggatcaaatgaaaaatgaagctACGTAA
- the LOC116254238 gene encoding B3 domain-containing protein Os07g0679700-like isoform X2 produces the protein MGSRVCMNPCCGSTSTSRWMDGWPLRAGGFANLCEACGDAYKKSTFCNMFHESESGWRNCKSCGKRLHCGCIASKSMFELLDGGGVECTNCTKNSSHSLTHCAGQLATSPPSYTAQCLSSRCSSDERKNGMSMSQQNDAGGIMSSALGAKLGSISMKGGYVWQSSRDAQGSLKNCKVSEQTGGMGVSVEKIKREQGASVAEPGSACFPNMCTIGLSQSLNQDTHESFVTDRETYGSLTSAYLNITLGTSNSASSVRPDNALNKTKLISSSSEGREQIRTPFSQGQRSRHPLLKPASTSPSTGSESSKDVAPQIRVARPPGEGRGRNQLLPRYWPRITDQELQQISGDSNSKIVPLFEKVLSASDAGRIGRLVLPKACAEAYFPPISQPEGLPLTIQDAKGKEWLFQFRFWPNNNSRMYVLEGVTPCIQSMQLQAGDTVTFSRIDPEGKLVMGFRKATTSSSIPGSSQVATTGNGRVAAEKNGGRSKEEVQLQHFQVQEKKRARNLGSKSKRLIIDKHDAMQLKITWEEAQDLLRPPPSVKPSIVMIEDHEFEEYEEPPVFGKMTLFTSSPSGEHDQWAQCDGCSKWRRVPMDALIPPRWTCTDNSWDPKRSSCSALDEPTSNMIEDTKKSIEELHKLNRDIKKRRSIGSPKLIPRDMSALDALATAAVLGENGDTTPSTATTTKHPRHRPGCSCIVCIQPPSGKGPKHKPTCTCNVCMTVRRRFKTLMMRRKKRQSERETDTARKKNTWTKEDGDVESVPKCSIRIDASSNETKQAHTPDSSIHKVVTEREEMGNILKVPTKDETKGQIDLNCDPDREEDLLPGPSTPGVSMMTLLQVASLPLDTYLKQHGLTSLVGDQQTRSSVPLPGKESETKPDESHFAPLQEQVAAAAEAAHLPVDQMKNEAT, from the exons ATGGGCTCGAGGGTTTGCATGAATCCGTGCTGCGGATCGACGTCCACGAGTCGGTGGATGGACGGATGGCCGCTCCGGGCGGGTGGCTTTGCCAATCTCTGTGAGGCTTGTGG GGATGCATACAAAAAATCTACTTTTTGTAACATGTTTCATGAAAGTGAAAGTGGCTGGAGAAATTGCAAGTCGTGCGGCAAG CGGCTTCATTGTGGATGCATTGCATCAAAATCTATGTTCGAACTACTTGATGGAGGAGGGGTAGAGTGTACCAACTGCACAAAGAATTCAAGTCATTCTCTT ACCCATTGTGCAGGTCAACTAGCAACTTCACCACCTTCTTACACAGCACAGTGTTTGTCTTCAAGATGTTCTagtgatgaaaggaaaaatggcATGAGTATGTCACAACAAAATGATGCTGGTGGAATCATGTCATCTGCTTTAGGTGCCAAGTTAGGCAGCATTTCGATGAAGGGGGGCTATGTTTGGCAGTCAAGTAGGGATGCCCAAGGCAGCTTAAAAAATTGTAAGGTTTCCGAACAGACTGGTGGAATGGGGGTGTCAGTTGAGAAGATCAAAAGAGAGCAAGGTGCTTCTGTCGCAGAACCTGGAAGTGCATGTTTTCCAAACATGTGCACAATTGGATTGTCTCAGTCACTCAATCAAGACACCCATGAATCCTTTGTAACAGATAGGGAGACCTATGGGTCGCTGACTAGTGCATACTTGAATATCACCTTAGGGACTTCTAATTCTGCCAGTTCAGTAAGGCCGGACAATGCACTGAATAAGACAAAACTGATTAGTTCTTCATCAGAAGGTAGAGAGCAGATCAGAACGCCTTTCTCACAAGGCCAAAGATCCCGTCACCCTTTGCTGAAACCTGCTAGCACAAGCCCCAGCACAGGTTCTGAGTCATCAAAAGATGTAGCACCACAGATAAGAGTTGCACGCCCACCTGGTGAAGGAAGGGGGCGGAATCAGTTGTTGCCCCGTTACTGGCCAAGGATTACAGATCAAGAGCTCCAACAAATATCTGGAGA TTCAAACTCAAAAATCGTGCCCTTATTTGAGAAGGTTTTGAGTGCCAGTGATGCTGGTCGAATTGGTCGTTTGGTACTCCCAAAAGCATGTGCTGAA GCATATTTTCCTCCAATCTCACAACCAGAAGGTCTTCCACTTACAATTCAAGATGCCAAGGGCAAGGAATGGCTTTTTCAGTTCAGATTTTGGCCTAATAATAACAGCAGAATGTATGTATTGGAAGGTGTGACCCCTTGCATACAGTCCATGCAACTACAAGCTGGGGATACAG TGACTTTTAGCAGGATAGATCCAGAAGGGAAGCTTGTCATGGGATTTCGGAAGGCAACAACTTCTTCATCCATTCCT GGATCTTCTCAAGTTGCGACAACTGGGAATGGGAGAGTTGCTG CTGAGAAGAATGGAGGCAGATCAAAAGAGGAAGTACAATTGCAACATTTTCAGGttcaagagaagaaaagagcTCGTAATCTTGGTTCCAAGAGTAAGAGGTTGATCATTGACAAGCACGATGCGATGCAATTGAAAATTACATGGGAGGAGGCTCAGGATTTGCTTCGTCCTCCTCCAAGTGTCAAACCAAGCATTGTCATGATTGAGGaccatgaatttgaagaatatgAG GAGCCACCAGTGTTTGGAAAGATGACGCTTTTCACTTCCAGTCCTTCAGG GGAACATGATCAATGGGCACAATGTGATGGTTGCTCAAAGTGGCGCAGGGTGCCTATGGATGCCCTTATTCCTCCTAGATGGACATGCACAGATAATTCATGGGATCCTAAAAG GTCTTCATGTTCTGCACTTGATGAGCCGACCTCAAACATGATTGAGGATACAAAAAAATCGATCGAGGAGCTTCACAAATTGAATAGAG ACATTAAAAAGCGTAGGTCTATTGGTAGCCCAAAGCTCATTCCACGGGACATGTCAGCTCTTGATGCTCTGGCAACTGCTGCTGTTCTTGGTGAGAATGGTGATACCACACCATCAACAGCCACAACAACCAAACACCCACGCCACCGGCCTGGATGCTCATGCATTGTGTGTATTCAGCCTCCTAGTGGCAAGGGTCCAAAGCACAAGcctacatgcacatgcaatgtgTGCATGACTGTCAGGCGTCGTTTCAAGACTCTGATGATGCGCAGGAAAAAGCGCCAATCTGAACGGGAAACTGACACAGCCAGAAAGAAAAATACCTGGACAAAAGAGGATGGGGATGTTGAGAGCGTACCCAAATGCTCAATCCGAATTGATGCAAGCAGCAATGAGACAAAACAAGCTCACACACCAGACTCCAGCATCCACAAAGTTGTTACTGAGAGGGAAGAGATGGGCAACATTTTGAAAGTCCCTACCAAAGATGAGACAAAGGGCCAAATCGATTTAAACTGTGATCCAGATCGTGAGGAAGACCTGTTACCAGGTCCAAGCACACCGGGCGTCAGCATGATGACTCTCCTTCAGGTGGCGAGCTTGCCACTGGATACCTACTTGAAGCAGCATGGACTCACTAGCTTGGTTGGCGACCAGCAAACAAGATCAAGCGTGCCATTGCCAGGTAAGGAAAGTGAGACAAAGCCTGATGAAAGTCATTTTGCACCTTTGCAAGAACAGGTGGCAGCAGCTGCTGAAGCAGCTCATCTTCCCGtggatcaaatgaaaaatgaagctACGTAA
- the LOC116254238 gene encoding B3 domain-containing protein Os07g0679700-like isoform X3: MFELLDGGGVECTNCTKNSSHSLTHCAGQLATSPPSYTAQCLSSRCSSDERKNGMSMSQQNDAGGIMSSALGAKLGSISMKGGYVWQSSRDAQGSLKNCKVSEQTGGMGVSVEKIKREQGASVAEPGSACFPNMCTIGLSQSLNQDTHESFVTDRETYGSLTSAYLNITLGTSNSASSVRPDNALNKTKLISSSSEGREQIRTPFSQGQRSRHPLLKPASTSPSTGSESSKDVAPQIRVARPPGEGRGRNQLLPRYWPRITDQELQQISGDSNSKIVPLFEKVLSASDAGRIGRLVLPKACAEAYFPPISQPEGLPLTIQDAKGKEWLFQFRFWPNNNSRMYVLEGVTPCIQSMQLQAGDTVTFSRIDPEGKLVMGFRKATTSSSIPGSSQVATTGNGRVAGNAYISSTIESGYSGPFHSPKGNADGCVNNLCGHLNISDADIGWRKAEKNGGRSKEEVQLQHFQVQEKKRARNLGSKSKRLIIDKHDAMQLKITWEEAQDLLRPPPSVKPSIVMIEDHEFEEYEEPPVFGKMTLFTSSPSGEHDQWAQCDGCSKWRRVPMDALIPPRWTCTDNSWDPKRSSCSALDEPTSNMIEDTKKSIEELHKLNRDIKKRRSIGSPKLIPRDMSALDALATAAVLGENGDTTPSTATTTKHPRHRPGCSCIVCIQPPSGKGPKHKPTCTCNVCMTVRRRFKTLMMRRKKRQSERETDTARKKNTWTKEDGDVESVPKCSIRIDASSNETKQAHTPDSSIHKVVTEREEMGNILKVPTKDETKGQIDLNCDPDREEDLLPGPSTPGVSMMTLLQVASLPLDTYLKQHGLTSLVGDQQTRSSVPLPGKESETKPDESHFAPLQEQVAAAAEAAHLPVDQMKNEAT; this comes from the exons ATGTTCGAACTACTTGATGGAGGAGGGGTAGAGTGTACCAACTGCACAAAGAATTCAAGTCATTCTCTT ACCCATTGTGCAGGTCAACTAGCAACTTCACCACCTTCTTACACAGCACAGTGTTTGTCTTCAAGATGTTCTagtgatgaaaggaaaaatggcATGAGTATGTCACAACAAAATGATGCTGGTGGAATCATGTCATCTGCTTTAGGTGCCAAGTTAGGCAGCATTTCGATGAAGGGGGGCTATGTTTGGCAGTCAAGTAGGGATGCCCAAGGCAGCTTAAAAAATTGTAAGGTTTCCGAACAGACTGGTGGAATGGGGGTGTCAGTTGAGAAGATCAAAAGAGAGCAAGGTGCTTCTGTCGCAGAACCTGGAAGTGCATGTTTTCCAAACATGTGCACAATTGGATTGTCTCAGTCACTCAATCAAGACACCCATGAATCCTTTGTAACAGATAGGGAGACCTATGGGTCGCTGACTAGTGCATACTTGAATATCACCTTAGGGACTTCTAATTCTGCCAGTTCAGTAAGGCCGGACAATGCACTGAATAAGACAAAACTGATTAGTTCTTCATCAGAAGGTAGAGAGCAGATCAGAACGCCTTTCTCACAAGGCCAAAGATCCCGTCACCCTTTGCTGAAACCTGCTAGCACAAGCCCCAGCACAGGTTCTGAGTCATCAAAAGATGTAGCACCACAGATAAGAGTTGCACGCCCACCTGGTGAAGGAAGGGGGCGGAATCAGTTGTTGCCCCGTTACTGGCCAAGGATTACAGATCAAGAGCTCCAACAAATATCTGGAGA TTCAAACTCAAAAATCGTGCCCTTATTTGAGAAGGTTTTGAGTGCCAGTGATGCTGGTCGAATTGGTCGTTTGGTACTCCCAAAAGCATGTGCTGAA GCATATTTTCCTCCAATCTCACAACCAGAAGGTCTTCCACTTACAATTCAAGATGCCAAGGGCAAGGAATGGCTTTTTCAGTTCAGATTTTGGCCTAATAATAACAGCAGAATGTATGTATTGGAAGGTGTGACCCCTTGCATACAGTCCATGCAACTACAAGCTGGGGATACAG TGACTTTTAGCAGGATAGATCCAGAAGGGAAGCTTGTCATGGGATTTCGGAAGGCAACAACTTCTTCATCCATTCCT GGATCTTCTCAAGTTGCGACAACTGGGAATGGGAGAGTTGCTGGTAATGCATACATTTCTTCTACTATAGAGAGTGGCTACTCAGGCCCTTTTCATTCACCCAAAGGAAATGCTGATGGATGTGTAAATAACCTGTGTGGACATTTGAATATATCCGATGCTGATATTGGCTGGCGTAAAGCTGAGAAGAATGGAGGCAGATCAAAAGAGGAAGTACAATTGCAACATTTTCAGGttcaagagaagaaaagagcTCGTAATCTTGGTTCCAAGAGTAAGAGGTTGATCATTGACAAGCACGATGCGATGCAATTGAAAATTACATGGGAGGAGGCTCAGGATTTGCTTCGTCCTCCTCCAAGTGTCAAACCAAGCATTGTCATGATTGAGGaccatgaatttgaagaatatgAG GAGCCACCAGTGTTTGGAAAGATGACGCTTTTCACTTCCAGTCCTTCAGG GGAACATGATCAATGGGCACAATGTGATGGTTGCTCAAAGTGGCGCAGGGTGCCTATGGATGCCCTTATTCCTCCTAGATGGACATGCACAGATAATTCATGGGATCCTAAAAG GTCTTCATGTTCTGCACTTGATGAGCCGACCTCAAACATGATTGAGGATACAAAAAAATCGATCGAGGAGCTTCACAAATTGAATAGAG ACATTAAAAAGCGTAGGTCTATTGGTAGCCCAAAGCTCATTCCACGGGACATGTCAGCTCTTGATGCTCTGGCAACTGCTGCTGTTCTTGGTGAGAATGGTGATACCACACCATCAACAGCCACAACAACCAAACACCCACGCCACCGGCCTGGATGCTCATGCATTGTGTGTATTCAGCCTCCTAGTGGCAAGGGTCCAAAGCACAAGcctacatgcacatgcaatgtgTGCATGACTGTCAGGCGTCGTTTCAAGACTCTGATGATGCGCAGGAAAAAGCGCCAATCTGAACGGGAAACTGACACAGCCAGAAAGAAAAATACCTGGACAAAAGAGGATGGGGATGTTGAGAGCGTACCCAAATGCTCAATCCGAATTGATGCAAGCAGCAATGAGACAAAACAAGCTCACACACCAGACTCCAGCATCCACAAAGTTGTTACTGAGAGGGAAGAGATGGGCAACATTTTGAAAGTCCCTACCAAAGATGAGACAAAGGGCCAAATCGATTTAAACTGTGATCCAGATCGTGAGGAAGACCTGTTACCAGGTCCAAGCACACCGGGCGTCAGCATGATGACTCTCCTTCAGGTGGCGAGCTTGCCACTGGATACCTACTTGAAGCAGCATGGACTCACTAGCTTGGTTGGCGACCAGCAAACAAGATCAAGCGTGCCATTGCCAGGTAAGGAAAGTGAGACAAAGCCTGATGAAAGTCATTTTGCACCTTTGCAAGAACAGGTGGCAGCAGCTGCTGAAGCAGCTCATCTTCCCGtggatcaaatgaaaaatgaagctACGTAA